The Nomia melanderi isolate GNS246 chromosome 7, iyNomMela1, whole genome shotgun sequence genome includes a window with the following:
- the LOC116424361 gene encoding uncharacterized protein LOC116424361 yields the protein MGKQMPKMSARVVNAIKNLREVHGSTSKEILNYITSQHSAPESTVQRQMQAALKRGLDYGILKKNNGHYYLNTDAEIPRIAPSGASPAERTRRSRRRSSHRRSRRRRSGRRKRRRRSGRRRGRTRRSRRRRSSGRRRAAQERRVECTNCRCNKRHRDLDKQLLKDTALEPQNPEDEDSYAPGKESDADRRSESHENCSQSGSQSSVNSNRDTAMDDQQPNDS from the exons ATGGGGAAACAGATGCCGAAGATGTCAGCTCGAGTGGTGAACGCGATTAAGAACCTGCGCGAGGTTCACGGGTCCACGTCCAAGGAGATCTTGAACTATATCACGTCGCAGCATAGCGCACCAGAATCCACCGTACAGAGACAG ATGCAAGCGGCGTTAAAGCGGGGCCTCGACTACGGTATTCTGAAGAAGAACAACGGCCACTATTACTTGAACACCGACGCGGAAATACCACGAATAGCGCCGTCAGGAGCGTCGCCAGCGGAGAGAACCAGAAGGAGTCGTCGTCGGAGTAGTCATAGACGAAGCAGGCGTAGACGAAGCGGACGACGAAAGCGTCGCCGTCGAAGCGGCAGGAGACGCGGCCGGACCCGTAGGTCGCGGAGGAGGCGAAGCAGCGGCAGGCGCAGAGCAGCACAGGAGAGGCGGGTAGAATGCACGAATTGCAGGTGCAACAAGAGGCATAGGGACTTAGACAAGCAGTTGCTGAAGGATACTGCGTTGGAGCCCCAGAACCCTGAAGACGAGGATTCATACGCGCCGGGCAAGGAGAGCGACGCGGATCGCCGCAGCGAAAGCCACGAAAATTGCAGCCAGTCTGGCAGTCAATCATCGGTGAACAGCAATCGA